The DNA segment CCTCAACTGTGGCAGTGGAACCCTTGCCAACATACTGAGCAGGCTTCTTGTTGGGGGAAAAAGGACATTGTGCATCAGAAAAGTGGTGAGATGTACTCACTGTAGTTCCTGTCTCTTAGTTTCAAAGAACAAActgttttctcctcatttttccttctctcccatcCCTTCTTGTGGGAGCAGGCTGCCAATAGGCACCCCATGGCTGCACAGACCCTGCCTGGCTGCCCAGTGCCACATatcccccccagcaccacactGCCACGGGCACTTCATGTAAGCACCCATGGATGCCTGTGAACCCAAGTCTGCCCTTTCACTTGTGAGCCAGGCTGGAGCTGAGGGTGTCCCCTGTGGTCCCTGCTTGTTCCATCCCTGGGAGCTTTCCCCCAGAAGTGCCTGTTCCCTCTGCTTGGTGGCCATGTGTCTGTGTGGGAGCACATGGGAGGGGAAGAGGCCAGGACTGGCTCAGCTGATCCCTGCCTCCgtggggaggaagcagggggCGGGAGGCAGATGGGtttccctctgcagcagagatgggcaCGTTTCAtttccccagctcctgctgtgcaCGTCAGAGAACAAGCCTCCGCTGTGGGgaagaaagcacagagaagagctggggtggcacagcacctctGCCCAGGTAGAGGACTGACTAGCTCGCCATGGCTCTGGTTACCTCGAAGACAACGTGGGGCAGCATGGAGGTGGCCCTGACCAGGCTCTGCAttgtcctgctctgctgtggccCTGTGCTGGCTGGCTGCTGCCGGGGTAGGTACCGGAGCATGGTGTGGTTGTGACATGGCATGTGTCGTTCACAGCCAGTGGAAAATGTCTATAGGCTGGGAGCTTTGtagttaaaaatagctctggCATCAAGGAGgcagaaaacccaaaccttttgGGTACGTGTGGCTGAAGCAAGTGAAATGGGGATGCTTGGTGTGTAGAAACAGGGTTAAAGGATGGAGAAGGTGACAGGGTGCTAGCCCATGATGGCAGCACCGGAGATGTGCTATGGGCGCAATTGTCTGGGGTTTGATGTTGAGCCTCTGGGTTTGCCAGTGCCATGCCAGGTCTGGGGTTTTCTGCTCTGGGTCTCACAGTTTCTGTCTGCACCTCCTGGTTTAGACTTGACATTGAGGAGCCAGGGTCCTGCATGTACTTTTGCTCAGGGTGAAGTCTGGGAAGGAATGGGAGCCAGAGGGGAAGGAGTGAGTCTGGGCAGACCGAGCAAGAGCATGGTTTCATCAAACACTGTCCCCACTTCCTCCCAGCCCATTTCTTTCTACGGTCACTTTGGGTGTTTTCTGCCCCAAGGGTGGATGCAGGTCTGGGTGTCCCTTGAAGCAGGTGTTACCTTTGATGCTGAGAGGATGCAGGGAAACATGTAAATCCAtcctctgttttcagaaatcatCTAAGTGCTTCACTCATTGCTGGCAATGGCACTCATTAGGAAGAGCCAAGCCTGCagaatattttctattaaacaCAAGAAACCCAGAACACTGCAAAAACTACATCTCTCAGTGTGGGCACCTACCTATCAGTGGCTGTTTCTGAAAAGAGAAGATAAACTTCTTAACGGCAGGAACTTTTCAAACCACTGGCAGTTTGAATTGCTTGGTCAGATAACCCATGTGAAAAAtgcttcttgctttttcttgttcCAAACCAAAGTTAATGCAGCAGCTGCCTTATCCTGCTAGATGGAGCTGGCTGATCTGGGATGTTGTGAGCCTGGGCTGTGTTAGCATCATCCCCTCTGCCTGCATGGGATGAACCCACTGGGTTCACAGGATCCCCTGGTGTGGTTGGCTGGTTGCTCCTGTACATGGCAGGAGCTGGAAAGGGATGGTTACTGTAAGCTCCAGGTTCCTCTGCCCTTTCAGATGGTCTCAGGCTGGAGATGACAAATACAGTGCCCTGGTCAACCCCTGCCCATGCTGTGTCCCAGCACAGAGAAGTGGGCAGACCTGGAGCACCCCACAGGCAGCTGGGCACACAATGGTCTACACTGCAGGGTACTGCCCCAGGCTAGGACTCAGTCCTGGTGGTCCCTCTGCTCACTTTCAGAGGCAGCATCAGCTGGAGGAAGGATGACTCAGACATTTACACACAGtatagatttaaaaataatataacaCCCTACGTCTGTTTTCCCTGGTACAGGGAACCCTGGTTCAGGGTTAATTTTAGGTAGCCCAAAGCACAATTTGCTCTGCTGAAACCAATTCTTGGTATAGTTACTACCCAAGGATCCCCCTCCAGCTGGCAGGCACAGGCTTGGGAGGCGAGAGACAAAAGCTGATGTCGCTGAGATGAAGAATGATGCCTCAGACTGGGCTTGCATCCCTGATTCCCAGCAGGGAGTACAGCTGTTTTCTGAGACCTGTGCCTGCTGTAACCATGTCTGTGTGttgtttcctctcttccaaTCAGTGACCTTCTTCCCAGCAATGTTAACTCTCCCTGCAGGTGGCTCAGCCACCTTCTTCTGCAATATCTCCATGGAGAACGAGTCCAGCTCAGAGTACAGCCTCAACTGGTACAAGGAGACTAACCACAGCCAAGCTCAAAAAATTGCTGAGATCAACCCCCAGATCAGCCAGATCAACAGCCAAGTGAAGACAGAGAAGTACCTGCTCACCAACCATGCTCCTGCCTTCAAGTTTGAGATCCTGAACCTCCACCAGAATGACTCAGGCTCCTACTTCTGTGGTCTGATCACCTTCTTTGAAGATGATAATGTGATGGAGAGTAGTAGATCCCACCTGGTGGTCACAGGTCAGCCCGGGGACTGAGCTGATGGGGACACATGGTGCTCTCCCCAGGGCATAAGGCAGACACTACCATGCTGGGAGAGGACCTGCTGTGGACCAGGGGAACACAGCTCTGTCCTTTCCCCTTGCCTTTGCATGCAGGGTTGAGGCCCAGGAAGACAGGCTGTCCTCCCATATCCACACTGCAGCTGGATCTGGCCCTGAGGCCAGAGAGCTCCATCCTGCTAAGGTGGTTCTGCTAGTGATGTTGTAGAGAGCAGTGAGTcctgactcatggatggtggcagGAGACCAGCGTAGGGAGCTGCTTTCACTCACACATGGAGGCAGGAGATAAGTGTAGGGAGCTGCCTTCACCCTGAACAGCCCCTACGGGGATAGGGATTGTGTTTGGGGTGGTGATCAGACCTCAGACCCCTCAAACAGCCAGTGTTGGTGTAGATGGTGTTGTTGCAAAACCATGCCCTGGGAGGGTGTTGTAGCCCTATGGCGTGGGAGACTGAGATCTTGCAGCAAGATCTGCCATACTCTTGCCTGGCAATGTGGGGGTTTTGTGGGGCTGAAGGTGACCTTTtataaaaaggaagaacactGCAGAAGTCAGTGTCTTTCACAACATCTCTTCCCAATGTGAGCTGATGCGGTGCTGGCCCAAGAACGTGGTAGCGGTGGGGAGGCTTGCCTGGCAGGGAGTCACGCTGCAGGACTGCCTGTGGGTGCAGAGCAGTGCCCTGGccccctgcatcccagctctCAGTGGTGTGGGATCATCATCACCTGTAACAGGAAGGAACAGGACATGGTCAAAGCATCCCCCTATGTCAGCCCAAAGTGAGGGCCCACGCAGGGATGGCAGGGCTGTAGCAGCCTGCCCGGGACCAAGCCCTTTCAGGGGACAGCCCTCATGTTCCCTGGTTGCCTTTCACAAGGACTATAGAGCCCATTTTACACTCCTGACTTGCTGTCTTATTCCCACAGCAGCCCCTGAGAAGGTGAATGCTACTGATGAGCctgagatggacaaaagcaatTCCCCAGACTATATCAAGGCCATGCTCCTGGGGATCCTGTTGCTGGTTGGGGCGGTTGTGCTGCTGATCTTTGGCTACCTCACCATCACGTACAGGAGAGGAGGTATGATCCTCTGCAGAGGCCATGCTGTGCCAAGGGTCTGGGTTCTTCCAGGGGACCTGATGGATGATGCTAATCCAGAAAGCCCAGCTGGGACCTTGGGGCAGCCAGATGCCTGCAACTCACTGGGGTACATGGGCTGGTTCAGTGTGCTAAACTCAGCTCTAGCATGCTCCTATGGGACAGGTATCTTCATGCCTAGGGGATAAGGGTGCTTTTGGGCCCTGCTTGCCCTTCATAGAGACCCCAGACCACATGGTGTGGCTCTGCACTACTCATTAGTGTGGTGTGTAGCTGTAGGAGTCCCTTCCATATACCTTGTATGGGCACCTTGGCGCTCTCATCACCACCCTGCTGTGGGCACCTGTGGGGCTTTCCCAGAGGTGACCCCCGAAGAATTGCACCCCACTAATCCTAATTAAACCCTGGGCTGGTATCACACTTGTCTTTGTAATGCTCAGTGTGTTAGATCCcaaggggagaaggaggaagtgTGGTGCAACGGTTGTGGTGTCCAGTGCTTTCGCAGGACATGGGGACTGGGTCAGCCCCAGATGCTCATGCTGTCTTGACATGCAAGCATCTTCTAACCAAACGTGTTATTTTGCAGATATACAGAAACCACAAAGTGAAAACACGCCAGTGGTGAGTTTTCTGTCTTAGAAGCCCTGCCGTGTGCTTCAGGGGAGCATTGTGGCATCGCTGGGGTGCAGGGCCTCCCTTTATCAGCCTTTTACAGGCTATTTGcttcttctgtcttctctgaTGCTGCTTGACCTTTTCTGCACAGCTACAATTGCTTTTCTGcacctccagcacagcccatCACAAAATTAAAGTATCTGGGATAGGATGGGACCTCTCTAGTTCAACCCTTGCTTGAAGCAGGCTTATCTTTATCAGTGGATTGTGTTGCTGTAGAAAATGGGAGGAAATATGCACtacttcctccctctccccaatTTATTAagctaaaatttatttttctgcagctaGTATCtgtctcctctctttcttttgccAGGCACCTCCAGGAGGAGTCTTGCTCCATCTTCTCTGCAACCCTATTAGGTAGCTGAAGGCAGCAAGTAGATCCCCTTTGCTCCCTGTCTCTCTGAGCCGAGCAAACTCAGCCCTGTGCTCTTCTCATGCACCCCATGCCAGCTCAGACAGGTGGGAAAAGGGCTCCTAGCACCACCCTGCCTTCTATGACTGGGTAAGCAGGGACCCCAACCTGCCTGCAAAGACGGATCACATGGCTTCAGCAGTTATCCCAAGGCTCATGGTCCAGTTTGTCTTAGCAAATGCTATCCCAGGTCTGTGTGTCTTTCTGCTTTGTATAGCTCTTGCCCTTGTCCTACTGGAATGCTTCAGAGCTGGTTTTGGCACTTGCTGTAAAAAGGTTTGTGCTGGGGATGGCAGGTACATCTGGATGATGAATCACCCCAATGGAATTtccttgcagaaggaagagaagccCCCTGTGGTGTCCGTGTCCACTGTGGACTATGGTGTGCTGGAGTTTCAGTGTGACCAGCACATCCAGGTCCCCCCTGAGACCTCACCAGTTGACCAGACCGAATATGCCACCATCATCTTCCCAGAGGAGAAACCTGTCACACCAGAGCGGGGGAAGAAACACCTAGATGAGAGGATGTGGCAGCTGCAGTTCCAGCCCTGCTGAGGGCTGGGGTCCCTCCTTGCTTGAGGAGTGCAGGCAGCGACAGGCTGCCCTGGCCCCTCACTCCCACCACAGGTTGTAGATTGGAAAAGTCCAGTGTGCCAGGACTGGAGCaaaaggtgctgctgctggacttGAAATTGGACAGTCCTGGCTGTGGTGGGACCATGGCCATGGGGTGGGTGCCGGGAGACAATGAAGGTCCCTGCAGGGTTTCTCATGCTGCCTCTTCATacagggcagggagaaggggctgtggcagagcagtgaTTTACACCATGCTTCaattttctgcctccacctgggGTTCTCTGGAATGGACATGCTCCTTCCCTCACCCAGGTCTGACCAAAGCATGACTGTGGGAGGAAATCCTGGAGGCCAAAGTGGGAGTGGATCCTGAGAGATACTGCTCAGAGAAGCCTGGGCCTGAGGGATTCTCATTGCCCAGGGCAGACACTGCCTTGTGTACGGCTATTTAAAGAAGCCCCTGGGAAGAGGGCAGCTggctctcctcctgcctccaggCACTTCCCTCCTCTGCAAGGGGGGGAAAATATCCCCTTGTCCCTCCCCCCAGTAGGTGGGAGGTGGATTTGGCTCAGGGGTTGAATAAAGGGTTTCACACAGGGGGAGTCTGTTGCCTTGTGATGGCAGGCTTGTGGGCAGCCAAATAACATCTCTTGGCAGCATGCAGGCGAGAGCTGGGAGGCGGCAGCATCTGTTGTGGTTCCTGGGCCTCTCCATACCATACACAAACTGCTCTTCCATGAAGCTGCTCTTAATAATGCAGAGAGGCTTCCACTCTTATTCTTCTCACTGTTGTATGAGCTGGTTACTGGGGTGCAGCTGCAAACCAAGTCCCCCCTTACCAGGCTCATCTCTGGGCACTTGCACAGCCCATTGGGGATGAGCATCTCTTGCGGTGGCCATGGGCCTGGCTGCCGTAAGCCAGGGAAAAGCTTCCAGCATGGTTCTGTGTACGGCCTTCTGGCTTGAAACTTCCATTATCCCTCTTGAAAGCaatgctggggctgtgctgtgtgccagaaacagaacagaaagaagtgACACCACTTGAGAGGGGGAGAAACCCTGGTAAGGAGTGGTTTTGGAGGTAGCAGAGATCTGCTGCAAGACCACAAAACCCAGAGAACAGTCACTTGCATCTCCCATTTTAGCGGCACTGTCAataggttttatttccttttatctcCCATAAAACCAGTGCAGCCTTGTGGGTGCCAGCCTGGGTGCTGGGGGAAGTGGTGAGGCATGGCAGGCACTGCAGTGTGTCCCCTGCGGGGGGCTCAAAAGTCCCCAACAAACCTCCAGAGGGGACCAGAAGGGATAAACATCCATGTAGGATGGCTTTCACCCTTCCTCAGGGCAAGACAGTGGTTACAGTGGCCCCCCTTGGTCACCAGTGCCACCGAAGGCTCCATGTGGCTACCACAAGCAGTAACTCCCACATCATTCATTCACACCAACACATAGCTCAGCCTGTCAGGACTTTTCTACAAGCAGCAACCCCACTCCTTGCCCTGATGGCTCTGGCAGAGACCTGCAGCCGGCTGGGCTCAGCTTGCCCGGAAAGCCAAGGCAGGAGGCGGCTGCAGCAGGCTAGAAGCAGGAGCTCAGTCAGCAGTTTTGCTTTTGGCTTTCCCATCAGAGGTGACACCAGCAAGAGGGTGGGTCCTACTTCATATTTTCCATCCTGCCTCTCGGGCAGCAGAGGTGCCGGGTCTGCAGCCTGTCCTGCTCCCTCTGGCTGCGGGACCTGGAGGAGGTTCTTTTACCTCTCACCTTACTGAGAAGTCCACAGTTCTGGCTTTACTAGTTCCATCATTTCAcatccctccttcctctgcccctgcctcTTACTCCATATCAGAGCCCTTCTGCTTTTGCTTACCACTGCACCCATACCAGTTGGCTGCCCGCTATTTGTGCCAATTGGAAGGTTTATGCCCCTTCACTCCAGATTAAGCAGAGACCCAAACTCATTTACACTTAGGATGCTAAAATTCGTGTCAGGTTTTCTGGGGGAGCTGAACTGACACCCTGAagtcatagaatcctagaattgtttgggttggaaaagacctcaagaccatccagttccaacacccctgctgtgagcagggacaccttccactagaccaggttgctccaaaccctgtccagcttggccttgaacactgccagggatggggcagccacagcttctctgggcaacctgtgccagggcctcatcaccctcactgTCTTTTGGCTTTCCGTACCTGCACCAGTAAGAGGCTGAGCTTTGATGGGCCTGGTATGGCTTTGGGGTACATCCAGCTGCTTTGCTGGCT comes from the Melopsittacus undulatus isolate bMelUnd1 chromosome 6, bMelUnd1.mat.Z, whole genome shotgun sequence genome and includes:
- the PDCD1 gene encoding programmed cell death protein 1, giving the protein MALVTSKTTWGSMEVALTRLCIVLLCCGPVLAGCCRVTFFPAMLTLPAGGSATFFCNISMENESSSEYSLNWYKETNHSQAQKIAEINPQISQINSQVKTEKYLLTNHAPAFKFEILNLHQNDSGSYFCGLITFFEDDNVMESSRSHLVVTAAPEKVNATDEPEMDKSNSPDYIKAMLLGILLLVGAVVLLIFGYLTITYRRGDIQKPQSENTPVKEEKPPVVSVSTVDYGVLEFQCDQHIQVPPETSPVDQTEYATIIFPEEKPVTPERGKKHLDERMWQLQFQPC